AAtattaaatattaaaaaaaaaaacctggctaAATAAAAAGAAATTTTTGTTGAAattaatttattaattatttattcaggaacataaatatatgtttaaattctgcagcagcaccgaGCTGCCTGGGGATGTGCCTGgcattaaatcagctttactgaAGAGGTATATCAGCCGATGTCTAtatgtaaaaattaaaaaaaatcagccGAGGAGTATGTCAGTCTACTCCTGTACTCTggatttaattaaaaataaagcCTCAGAAAAGCAGacctaaaaataaaacaacatatgCTGCGCATTTAAACTGTTCATTCAGCCTTATTGATAAACCTTTACACCGGCATCATATTAACACTTCAAACTATCTGAAATGTCCCTTTAACCTCGTGAAACACATGCAAAGACAGGAGCAAACGCTGGGATGGTGCATCGTTTTTAAAGCTTTATTTAAtcttaaattttgaaaaacatgctTTCAATCAGCTATGACCTCTGTGAGAGCTAAATCGTTGGGTCTGGGTGTTGTAATGATTACATCATGTTGTCATGGTAAAGAGGCAAATGTTCGAAAGACAAGAGTGACTTGTCTGTACTCACATCTGGCACCGTGGACTCTGATCCTCCTGGGAAAGAAACATCCAGTCAGTACCTGAGGTATGCACAAGAAGAACTCCACACGTTTGCCCCAGAGCTACAGACTATATAAACATTAACGTAACCTCAAGTCAGTTGATGAatcatttttttaattaagtGTCAAATCGTAACAGTAACTGATGTTTTCTGCAAGCTTCATGACAAAACTTCCTTCAGGAGTTATTGATTCTCTCCATACTAGATTATAAACATGTTGACATTTACGGCCGATGTAATCCCAATCCCTCTTAGAGGGGAATCCACACATTTGATTGTGAAAACAAGATTGAGCTGAAATCAGACGCATGCATGCAGTAATGACACGAGCATGGAGCAGCCAGTCTGAAACAGGGGCTCTGGTGCATCCACCCCCAGGTAAGCCTTTAGCTTCAGCAAAGAGAAAAGTGTGTCAAGCTTCATTCAATATCACCGCAAAAGCAGGAGGATTCAGACGCTTTGCTTTTGCAGCTGGTAAACTGGAATAATGTCACTCTGCGTCAgaccagatttttttttaaatgtttgttttcagaTAACTAGATTGATTTAGATTCGGCAGCATGTCAGAATCCCAGGTTTTACCAGAGGTGAGAAGGTCACTGCGAACATAACCCCGTTTACCACAGAGGAAGACCAGTGCACTGACACTGGACCCTGAGTCGCCTGAGGGAGGGAAGGGGGACATCACATGGGTCAAGCTTCACCACTTAGGCTTTTGAGAATTGAACAGTGCTTTTTCTACACTGCAATATTATGTTGaaattagttgtgtgtgtgtgtgtgtgtgtgtgtgtgtgtgtgtgtgtgtgtgtgtgtgtgtgtgtgtgtgtgtgtgtgtgtgtgtatggtcatGTATGAATGATGTGCacaatatatgcatatatatcaaATGTAATGACTGTATGAGATgcgaccccaggaagaatagcggctgtatgtcagcagctaatggggatcttaataaacaaacaaacaaaccaccagAACCGAACAAGACAAAAAACAAAGACAAATGGACCTAGAGAGGAATTCTGACAACTTGCAACCAACTGAATGGAACACAAAGCTGTAAATAACAAGGAAACATGCAGCTCCTACTGAGAAACACAGAAAAGAGCACATAGAAACCAGCCACCAGAGTACACACAAGTCAGAGCCACCCACAACCCATCACtctttcttttttaccttgctcAAAAAACTCTGACCTCCGTTTTAAGTTTTTCAAAGACATTGGTTCTGATTCTACATGAGAAAATGGAAAAACAAGATCAAATAAGACAAGAGAAAGGATTCTTTTATCACCACATCAACATAAGTAACAGCAACAGTCACCTCTATGCTTACTACCATCAGGAGGATTCATTTCTTACATACCTTGTGTCCCAGTCAACAAACTGACCAGAAATAATCTGACCTTTCTGTCTGCTCTTTACCTTTGTTCCTCATGGTCACTGATTCCTCTTGGAGATTGCCATTAACTCTGTTTGAAGCCACATCCTGCAGAGAAACGTCACAGGGTGTAAACTCATTAAACAGTCCTCTAACCAGTGATAATACTGGAACAATAATAAAAAGGACCTTACCACCAGTAGAGGAGTGGGAGCATCCTTGGCTGGTCCAGTTTCTGTGAAACTGAGTGAGGTGAAGTCCAGGCTGGAACTGACGGTCTTCGTTTCAGGGGTACCTAGAAGTATCGGATGATCCGTACTGGTCAGATTGATggtcttatggcttttaaatggcagggAAGGCTGATCTCTGTCCCAGTCTGCATGCAGTCAATGCAACAGGcaacaacagaaaaaaaagatTGTGCAATTGCACATAAATGCATGTTTTGTGAATGTTTATGTCAGCCCCAATACTTCCACACACTAAGCAAGGGGTGGGGGTGCCAAGGTGTTATTGTAGAGAGCAGCAGGGGTGACAGAGAAACCTTCCCCAGCCATGCAGCCCGTTAAAAGCTTCGTAAACCCAAAACCTCTAGACCTTCCTAAGCTGTTAAGGAGTCCAGATAAGCCCCGACTGTGCCTTCACTTTCTAAGGAAACACTGAACAACATGGACCTGAGCAGGTTAGCTCTCCAAGAAATGAAAAATAAGGTAAAACCAGCAAATTTAAAAAATGACcagtgaaaacaaaaagaaagcacAAGAGGAAATcaatcccccctccccccccacccccatatgcgcgcacgcgcacacacacacagagagacagagacagagagagagagagagagggacagagacagagacagagagagagagagacagagagagagagagacagagagagagagagagacagagagagagagagagagagagagagacagagacagagacagagacagagaaagagagagacagagacagagagagacagagagagagagagagacagagacagagagagagagagagagagagacagagacagagacagagagagagagagacagagacagagacagagacagagacagagagagagagagaggtcagAACAACACCGGTCATCCCCTTGCCAGGCCAGTAAGGACAAATCCATCACTCAGCTGTCATGAGATCATTCATGGATGACTTCACAATAGTTTACGGACCAATTTAGGATGCCACAACTGTTTAGTAATGCACAGAGCTTAAGCAGCATTGTCAGTGCAGGAATGTTACCCTTAAACATTTCATTCACTTTCAATAAACACACAGGTATGCAgcagcgcgcgcgcgcacacacacacacacacacacacacacacacacacacacacacacacacacacacacacacacacacacacacacacacacacacacacacacacacacggtgtacAGATGACTCACTGTTCTGGCCATGACGCCGGACATCCATGACCAGGCTGCCCTCCTGCAAAGCCTCCTCCATGCAGGACTTCCAGGCTGTGTAGCTCATTTCTGCCACCTTGTGCCCGTTCACCATTAGCACCTCATCCCCCACCTGAAGCTGGCACATCTCAGCCGGGCTACCTTAAAAGAACATAAAGGTCAGGGGTCAGCAAAGGAGCATTTACTCACATTACCGTCAgaacttttgtattttctaattaaaTAGAAAAATAAGAAAATGTAATTATTTCTGCAATATTTGATGGcttctttgatattttttctcCCAGTTCATcttgtttgttttcatgtttaatgttttctgttcagcattatattttagagactcgcTTAAGTAAGGCAGCTGACCATGATGGCCTACTTACAGAATTTGTGATAAATTAGCATCGTTTGCTTTCACAAAAGCATAAAACTACATGAAACCTGGATAAAATTTCATGCAAATGACTAAAACACAGCCGTGTGAAGCTGGTATGAGACATTATCAGTATTACTAAAACACACAGCCTTGTGTGTGGTGCAGTAGGAGAATCTCAGTAGGAGAGGCTCAGGCCCAGCAGATCTGACCCAGATTGATGCTGTCCTACATAGGTCTGGCATCATCACTGCAACGGACTCGAAAGCCTGCTGACAACCAACAAGCTGCATTTAAATGGGAGATAAACCAGATCCAGAGTACTGGTCATCAATATCACCCTGCAGACCAAACGAATGCATGATCGTTGTTGACTCGCTTTAGTAAAATGCAAACATCTCTGCATGAGTTGAGTCTGAAGGTAAGTTGTGTTAGTACCTGGTTGAATGGAGGTGACCCGAGCGCCTGTTGAGTCCCAGGCTGCATGAAAACCAAAGTCTCTGCTGCTGTTGGGCTTCTGGTTGAGGCTAATACGCATGTCACAAAAGTTCTTCTAGGAACAAAACACAGGTGAGGAGAGCATGTGCTTCCATCCTGACGCTGGGACAAATAACTGAGCCCCAGACATGGCTGGACTCCTTCACAACCACTACAAAATACCTTGCTAGTTTCTTTGGCTGGAGCAGAGCTGACAGGAGCTTCAGTCTTCACGTCAGACGAAGCAGATGAGACGCTCGGATTTGAGGTGGAGCTTTCTGATTTGgtcttctcttcctcctcttcttcttcactgCTGTGTGCTGAGCTGGACAGAGCCTCGTCCTCAGAAGTCATGAACTGCTGATACCGGCTCGGTACCGAGGCCTTCTTAGAAACGTCTACATTTCCGTTGACACGCTTGCTGGTGTCATCCACCTGCAGAATGAACATCATGTGTCAAACAGCTTGTTGGAGGAACTTGAACAGTACTGGTGCTTCTCAACAACAAGGAGAAAATCTGGTGGATAAGAAATACCGCAGCTCTGACTCTACACTAAAAGAGGTTCCTGTCCTCTCGTGCTGCATTGCTGTAATAAATCACTGCAGTACTCACCGTGTAGGCTCTGGGAAGAGAGGCGATACGGGAGGACTGGCTCCCAAAGGGCCTCGGTGTGACAACCGAGGTTAGACGGGCGCCATTCGATATCTGGTAGCTCCTGGGGAGGGAGGCGGAAACCTGAGACACCCCAGGAGGTTTGGGCTCCATTGAGCTGAACTGTGGTGGTTTTTTCTGCAGAGAACCAGAGGAGGGGGCCTCCACCTTAGTCTGTGCGCCCAACAACAAAGGCTCGGGCTCAGGCTCCTCCTGCGTGGAGCTAGAAGAGGAGACGACACTTGTGGCCTCCTCTGTTTTGATGGCGTGTTCTTTGGCTTGACTCTTGTGTTCTGGTGCATCTGCTGGAGGGCTGGATTTGGTGACGGAGATGTGGTTGATAGGAGTGATGATGGTGGGGCTGCTGGCTGCAGGACTGTCCACAGCTTCTGCTTCCTGTGCAGTGGGAGGGGAGGCAGCTCTAAGAGTAGGCAGGGAGGCAGGAGGGGGTTCTTCAGCTCTCCGAGAGTACTCAGAGGAGTGGTAAGGAGTGTCAATAGTGGAGCTCCTAGGAAGGCGGTTTCTGGTGAATAAGGAAACAACAGGTGCATCAAATACTTCCTCGCTGTCACCTAAGAAAGAGAGCGATCCCAGACGGCTGCCGATGCTGCTCCttcctttattttctctgtggATTGAGACAAGAAATGAGGGCAAAATAAGTTGGGCTGCATCAGAGGCGGGTAACCCAAAAACTGAAGATGAATGAAGATGGCTGAAATCTGAACACAGAAAGAGATTCTTTTCCAACTACACATTCAAATAATACCATCTCCTCACCCACCCAATGATGGGGTTCTGTTTAAAAATGCACTAATTATCATACAAGCATTTTCTTTTATGACCTTAGCAAAGTTTTCCCCTCCGAGGGTACAAAATGTGCACAAGAGGGAAAAAGTCAGTATGCAGCATCAAAACCCCCATCATCCTCACAGCACCTGAGCCACCTGATCCAGGTGCGCTTCACCTCACCTCTCCTCTTGCACATCCTTGAAGGACTTGGACCCTCTGTCTGCGCCGTATGTAATCTGCTCAATCTTctctctttcttctttcttcttcactATATCAGAGTTCACACTCCGGCGTCTGTTTTTCCATTTGCTCAGGTCCTGCAAAGAAGAGTAAACCTCAGGTCACCTCATGCATCACATCTTAAACAGTTAAGCTAGATAAAGCAGACTGAGTGTCCTGCATCGCTAAGTGTGCAATTGAGGGGAGAGAAGTTAAGGAGAAAGCAAGACCGGGGGAGAAAGGGAGAGAGGACTACATTTGAAGGTGTTCTATTTGTGAGCCTTAAGCTCCTCCCTGTGCATTGGGGACTGAGTGACCTAAATgctgatttaaaactttttcttcTTGTAATGACATCAATCAGACACCTGCTAGGTATAACAACTAGTATATGCATCATGCATATGTGGAAATAAGTCATGCATTATTACTTACAGTCTTATTTAGGCAGATATTTAAGTGTTTAAGATGGACAAACTTTTATGTGAGATGACTTTATATGCagaaagcttttattttcttttaatcaGTTGCAGTTATTCTGCCCTTTGTCTGACATCCTCTTATTTAAGGACATGATTTCATCTGAACTTGAGCCAATTTAGGAAATTTGCACAAGACAGACAATAGCCAGAGGGCAGCACTGCACCAACTAGTTCCTGCATCTCTGTTTTCAATCTAGAGCGCTTCATTTTCTCCCTGCAGCCGTCTGCTGCACACATCTCATGCCTCACCTCACTTCAGCTGTATTTGTATTTCTGCATAGCCTTTTGTTTCTGTAAATAGTTCAGAAATCGGATAATACTCACATCCTGCCAGCGATCCTCACTGCGTTTAATCTGCTCACGATACTTCTGAAGCTCCTCAAAGCGATTCTGATGGAGAACTGGGGCATCCTCCAGGATATCGGATGTTGATTTACTCCTGAGAGAAGGAAAAATGTGAAacaagtgcaaaaaaaaaaaaaataaaaaatacgggTTTAATATTCAAAACCGCTTAGACGACAAATCTAGCAGGTGTTGGGAAACGTCACACAGGAGGGAAACGTTAAAAAGTCCAATATTATTGATGAAACCATTCCAGATAAGCATGCACCACATTAATAAGTTTATGTTATAACAAGTTAGTTTGTATACACAGCACACAGGTCAGCTGAAAAACATATATAATAGGTTAGTGACACGCTGCTGTTCTCCCTCCATGATCATGCAAAAGTCTCACTGATGgagaaaatctgctcattggacacGCTGCAATTTATGGCTACTGTATGAatcctttgggttttttttcCATCCCCCTGACCCTTGACCTTGGCCCAGTGCCACACAATAGTCAGTGTTGCGTGTCAGCTAGAGTGAGAACAGCAGAACAAAAGCAGGAGGCAGCAGGATGCGACTGGAAGGCCAGAACCAATGTCCACATTCCTGAGAGCCAGCATCAACTCACCCATCCATACTCTCCTGTGTTTGGAGCTCTCTATGGAACCGGAGACAATCACAGACAATAAAGTCACATTTCTGCTCTTTTTACCTTTTAATTCGACAACATAGCTCTGGTCTAGAGCTTGAGATCAATTACAGGCTTTTGTAACAGCTCCGTCACAGCCAGTGTACATGATTTGGCCTGTCGTCTTCTttaagcacgtgtgtgtgtgtgtgtgtgtgtgtggtacgctcacatagctGCATCCCATTTCTATACCTAGACATTTAGCTGGGGGAGGTGTGCAGGACCCTAAACAATGCTGCCTTTCTGGAAACtccaacatgtcgtcactggaaaCCTGACTTTACACATCTGGGAGTGAAGTAGCTCCAGATGAGCTTGACTCGGGTTAAATGGTTGCCTTGTGTCCGTTTTTAAACACTTTACTCGTGCACTGATCTCTATGGAGTCACGCTTATTTTCAGATCTGTGGGGAATTTCTGTAGTGTCTGACGTTGGCATGACAACTCGCTTCAGTCCGGACAAtaaaggtgttggacttggatcgTTCCTCCTGCTGAGGAGGTCAGATCTGACACTTCAGTGTGAAGTATTTTTTCTGAGGGAATAACAAAGACAGACTAATTTTATCCACTGCAAAGTCACCAAGTTGCTCATATTTGTATTTATtaagcagatttttttttcaaatttaaaaTCATACACAAACTCAGTTTTGCAGGAAAACAGCAAATCATTTGGTCTGTGCGCGGTTTATGTCCACAAATCCAACTACACAGAGGTTTATTGAACAATCGGATAGTTCAAACCATGCATATATGATGTAAGATACACCACCGATTACTCAGATTATGTAAAATTTCCCCACATTTCATTTTCTGGTTTATGAAACACCAAAGAGactatttccaaaaaaaaaaagaacttaagCAGGTGAAATTTCCAGCTCTAACTGTGAGGATTCAACATCAAACAGGGAATATTTTAATGGTACATAATAAAAGGAGAAGCTAACAGCTAAAAGCTAGCTCCTTCTACAACTTGAGAGCCGCTAGCCTCTCCAACATGAGCCTCTTCTTGTATCTTAAGCGGCTGGCTTCTCTGATGGCCTGCCACTTCTGCAGGTCCTCTTTGCTACAGGATGATGGTACCGATGGAGACATGCGAGCAGCTGAAGGTTGGCTCTGATCAGAAAAAACTCCAAGTTTCCGAATCAGCATGTCATCTGTTTTAGGACACGCCTCCTTCTTAGCCTGACTCTGGTTAGCCGTTGCGGTTTTCTGATTCAGAGGACTTGGGGGGCAGACAAGTCTGGCTTTGAGCGCGGGGGGGAGCGCCCACGGCTCTGGGACGTGCATGGGGGTGTAGTTGTCTGGAGCTCCTGATGGTGCACGTTGCTCTAAAGCTTGTTGAATTTTCTCTTTACGACAAACAACGTCGTCCTCCTCGATGTCTGGATAATCTATTTCCTCACTGACTCCATGGCGATGCTGCTGGGTGATGATGTTGAGCTGCGGCTCAGACGTGTAGAGCCGGCGTTTAGCACTCAGCTGAGTCTTCATCATAGCCAGGTCCGTGTTGGACTGAAATGACAAGGTTCTCCTGGCAAACATGTCGTCGTTCTCCAAGTCGGGGTGAAGACTTTCATAGTCAATGGGATCTGGAGGCTCTCTGGGGTCTTGGCGCCCCAGGAGGGGCCACTTTTCACATTTAACCAGTTTGGGACCTGAGCTGGGGTCCACAGGGGCAAACACCACCGCAGGGGTTTCTAGGAACGGGGACTGTAACTTTGGGAGCTGTGGGAGTGTGTGTGGTTGGACATGAGGACTGCAGGGTGAGCAAAGGGAGAGAAAAGGACAGAAGTGATGAGTGCATGCATGTGAACTAGATCACagagcaagaagaggagaaaaagGTACAAAAAAGCAGCTATTGTTAGGATTTTTGACTCAAATCAGACTTCAGATTAAATGAACACTGCAATGAAATAAAGCTGCTATAAAGTCAAAAAATGGCTGCAAGTAAACTAGAATACTACAGAGAAACAGCCTTTTTCTGACCAAAGCAAGCACGTTTCTTGTTAAAGCATGTTAAATCAACATCAGTAACTCAGCAGTGTCGTTTATTAGTAGCTTGTCAGAATTTCAGCCCTTTATGGGGCAAATCGTCAGCTTTGTCTAACATTGATGCTTCAAAACAATCCTGCATCATCACAGTCGTGCAGCTGTATCGACCTTTTCCCATCAACAAGGGTGGTCTGAGCCGAGGCCTCGTGTGTgtgggcgtgagagggaggtgggCCGTGAGGAGAGGGGGCTGAGGAGAGCCAGGGGCTGATGTCACACTCCGAGTCGTCTGACGAAGAGCCGGACTTCTGGCGGCTACTGCCGAGAAGAGCGGGACAGGTGAAGGGAAAGGGATGGAGCCACACAGAGGAGAGGGAATGCAGTTGTTGGAAAAGAGAAAGAAACATAAGTGGGAGGAATTTAGACAGCACAGAAGAAACCAGTGTACCACAGAATTGAAGATGTTTGGTTTTAATTGCATGCAATTATTTgggaaaaatgaatgaaagtaaGTGAGAAAAGAAAATGCAGTGATGCGTGTATGGGTAGGTCCCGGACATGCAGCATCCGAATCCCCTCACACACCTGAAACCCTGCATCTTCTTGTACCAGGGTCTCCTCTGAGAGCCCAGTTTGATCTTCTGTATGTGGTCGTCTTCCTCAGGAGTCCAAAACTTTGGTAAAAACTTGTTGTAGGACACGCTGCTCACAGGTTGGGGGTTGACCCCTATCTTGCGAGCATAGAGGTCATCTTGCACTGGATCAGCATAGCCCACCTCATCATCGTCCTCCTCAGAGTCATCATCATACATGTCCCTGAACAGGCTGTCCGTGTTCACGGCTCGGTGGTGGTCCACCTTCACAGAACTGTGCATGGGGGACTGAGTTTTCCAGCTTCTGCTGCTCAAGAGAGACAGCCAACAAGTgtcaaaatgattattttaatagCTGAGATGCTCACAAGACACACAGAAAATGAAGCATTTGTGTTGAGCACAACAACCTCAAATCAGATGATGCAAGGATTAGCAAACCAAAGCAAGCGCAAAGAAGAAAGCTGATTTGACGACTCAAATCGCAGAGGCGAATATGGATGCACCGCAGTTCAAATCGCTGAATGAattgaacaaaaaacaaaaaaatcaaagTGGTTGAAGCAATGTTAAGGGCCAAAACGAACAACAATCTCGTTCATGGTTGCAGTAACCATGCAAACCAAGGGTAAGAAGCTCTCATCAGATAAGCAAATCACAAGGCATCGATCCAATCTCTGACCTGTCGAAGGTCATGTTCTGTTGAGGGGCAACTCTGGGAGAGACAGAGACCTTGGACCCAGGTTTAACCCAAGCCACCCCTGCACCTGCCGAGGGACTGATGGGCATGGCGAAGTTGGTGGGAGGAGCCGGGGAGAGGCTGTGGAAGCGTCTGCTCGCCAGATCGTCTAGAACGAGATCAGGATCGGGTCGATCTGCGTCTGAGTCGCTGTCACTTCCACAATCGTAGCCCCACTGGTAGTGAGCTGCTGGAACGGCACTCTGGGTACTGTGACTGTGGCCGAGGCAGCGAGTGGAAATCGTTCCACAGCAAAAACGAAACACAAACACCACGAACCGTTCACAAACAACACAGTGATGAGAGCAGGAATGCAAAAACAGCCACCATGTAAACTTCCGACAAGGAGGAAGAGCCAGAAGTTTTTAATAACATGACAGACTGTTCAGGACTGGTTGGTGTACCTGGTGAGCGGGCCTTCATTCTCTGCGTAACTGAGGGTGGAGAGGCTGCGTCGGCTGTCCTCGCTGCGCTCAGCCCGTTTCTTCCTCAGCGGAGCGGGAACATAGCCTGAAGGTTTGTCCTTTGAAGGCAGGAACTGGTTAAACTGCGTGCTGGCTTTAGGCGTGATGACGAGCGACCGGCGGTAGCTGATGTTGTTTTGGTTGTTAGCCATCTTGAAGATGGAGTCTGCTTTGGTGTCGCTACAACAACCTGGACCAGCAAAGAGGAGAGGAACGCAAATGTTTGTGAGATGGAAAAAGGTGAGAGAGGACAACAGATGCACATGGAAAGAACACAAACacgggtttgtgtgtgtgagactatGGAGAAGTAACCAAGGGGCGCAGGGTGCAGAACAGAGGCCTCTTCATTTACAAGCTGCTGCGGTTGGGTGTGGAATTTCTCACCCGTTACAGACTAAAGGGCTGTCCTCCATAAAACTACACCTCGGGATCACTCCAGCCTTTATTGATTTAGTTTTTCTTGATTTCAGGTTGGAGAAAAATTTCTTTTGACTGATGATTTAATTGCAAAAGCACACCACTAGATGGCAACTTGACTTTCCTTTCCAGGAGGCACAAATACTAGATCAGCTGGATCAAAGATACTCATAAAACACACAGAAGACAGGAGTTAATGTGCTCATGTCTACACGTTCTACCATACCCTCACTGCTGCCTTTCAGAGTGGTGTCGGAGGAGATGCTGTGGGGTCGGGAGCCCACGGAGTCCAAGCTGTCCAGGGAGTCGTCTCTCCTGTGTCCTCCACtttctccacctcctcctctcaGATGGTGAAGCTCCTCTCTCTCTGAGCACCAACTATCCCCAAACCCACTGTCTCTGATGCTGTTGCCCTTCTGGCCGTCTGATTCTTGCAGAGCCTTTCCAGACAGAAACACAGACTAGTCACACATTTAGGTTAGAAGGtactagtttgtgtgtgtgtgtgtgtgtgtgtgtgtgtgtgtgtgtgtgtgtgtgtgtgtgtgtgtgtgtgtgtgtgtgtgtgtgtgtgtgtgaaattggtTTTCTAACCCTTGCAGCCTCTGTTACATTCCTATAAGGGCCATACGAGGTGATGCATGGTGACATTCACTAGGAATACACTCATTATTTTTTCTCCTCTTCAAAAACAAACACCCTGGTGCCATCACACCCTTAATGACTGTTTTCACCATGAGAAAATATCGCCTTTGGACAGACCAGAGAACCTCAGAGCCACCCTGAACAGAATGGCATCAAACAAGCCAAAACGTGTCAGCCacttaaaaaagaaaacaaatctcAGTTCTGTAATCTGCACAATCCCACCAGACAATACAAGTCCACAAATTAAAGCCAACCTAAACCCCGAGCCACTGAACTTGGATTAACGTGGCTCAAACATACAAAATGAGCTCCAACCAACTGCTATTACTGACAATCCCTGAAGTCAGTTCAATTACAGAGGACTGGCACCCAAACCTTtaaatcaacatgaacacaaagcGCCAAGTTCAACACTGGCACATGCTTGGAGGGGGTTCTTCTCTCAAGAAAAGCAGCAGCTATTTTAACACGAGAGCTATGCAGACTGCAGTAAACAAGATTAAAATAGCCGAGTTAGGGATCGGGTCATTTGTGACAACTTATGTTTTGGAGGCCAGCGTGCTGCAGCCCCTCGATCTTTCTGCAGTCCCTCCTCTACACATAATCCACATACCGGGGGGATTCAGAAGCTCGTGTGCATAGAGTGTAAAAGAGGACTTGAATATGTGCCAAAACATATGGATAGGACACCTTAAACAGTAATCACCTTGTACAGCGCTGTGCCCAATAATCCCTCAAACGCCTTCAAATTCAGGTAAGGCCCATTATAGAGACGATCAAACTGAGCCCGTCTACCAAGCCAGAAAATGGTGATTAAAACCTGGAAATGAAACAGGGAACAGTTTAATAAACACAATTCAACAAGAAAATTATTTACACAGAAGCACACATTAAAATGGTAGAATCATCCCTTGATCCTGAGTGACCTGCTGCACCAAAAGCAAGCAACGGCTATGATATTGGAAATCTGCTGGATCAGCCTTATCTAGAAAACACAGCTGCTGTGTCTGCACGCATCAACAGGTGGGACAGGTACTGTAAATATAATGTACCAAAGCAAAgaataaacaattaaataaataaataaaaggtttgagCTCTGCTTTAATGCAAACAAAAAGTGTATCTTTTTTAgcctaaataaacaaacacaggaGTTTAGATTTGAATATTTTAGTGATTCTTTTTCTAGACGACTTCTAGTAAACTCACAAAACACTCACATTTTTCAGCCTCCTGTTGGTCTCCTGATGCCTGCGAGGAAAAGATGAGAAAATCAGTGTTTGAGTATGAGAGAAAACAACCAAACAGGAACAGAGGGTGTTGTTGGTGGAGCTTTATGTGTGGGACAG
This sequence is a window from Nothobranchius furzeri strain GRZ-AD chromosome 14, NfurGRZ-RIMD1, whole genome shotgun sequence. Protein-coding genes within it:
- the lmo7a gene encoding LIM domain only protein 7 isoform X5 is translated as MEWREQSSVSCEEAYFEAQRWIEAVTEQKFGNNDFRSALENGIRLCELINKIKPGTIRRVNRLPTPIAGLDNLNVFLKACGKLGLKEAQLFHPGDLQDLSTRVTVKHQETNRRLKNVLITIFWLGRRAQFDRLYNGPYLNLKAFEGLLGTALYKALQESDGQKGNSIRDSGFGDSWCSEREELHHLRGGGGESGGHRRDDSLDSLDSVGSRPHSISSDTTLKGSSEGCCSDTKADSIFKMANNQNNISYRRSLVITPKASTQFNQFLPSKDKPSGYVPAPLRKKRAERSEDSRRSLSTLSYAENEGPLTSHSTQSAVPAAHYQWGYDCGSDSDSDADRPDPDLVLDDLASRRFHSLSPAPPTNFAMPISPSAGAGVAWVKPGSKVSVSPRVAPQQNMTFDSRSWKTQSPMHSSVKVDHHRAVNTDSLFRDMYDDDSEEDDDEVGYADPVQDDLYARKIGVNPQPVSSVSYNKFLPKFWTPEEDDHIQKIKLGSQRRPWYKKMQGFSSRQKSGSSSDDSECDISPWLSSAPSPHGPPPSHAHTHEASAQTTLVDGKRELQTQESMDGSKSTSDILEDAPVLHQNRFEELQKYREQIKRSEDRWQDDLSKWKNRRRSVNSDIVKKKEEREKIEQITYGADRGSKSFKDVQEERENKGRSSIGSRLGSLSFLGDSEEVFDAPVVSLFTRNRLPRSSTIDTPYHSSEYSRRAEEPPPASLPTLRAASPPTAQEAEAVDSPAASSPTIITPINHISVTKSSPPADAPEHKSQAKEHAIKTEEATSVVSSSSSTQEEPEPEPLLLGAQTKVEAPSSGSLQKKPPQFSSMEPKPPGVSQVSASLPRSYQISNGARLTSVVTPRPFGSQSSRIASLPRAYTVDDTSKRVNGNVDVSKKASVPSRYQQFMTSEDEALSSSAHSSEEEEEEEKTKSESSTSNPSVSSASSDVKTEAPVSSAPAKETSKNFCDMRISLNQKPNSSRDFGFHAAWDSTGARVTSIQPGSPAEMCQLQVGDEVLMVNGHKVAEMSYTAWKSCMEEALQEGSLVMDVRRHGQNNWDRDQPSLPFKSHKTINLTSTDHPILLGTPETKTVSSSLDFTSLSFTETGPAKDAPTPLLVDVASNRVNGNLQEESVTMRNKESEPMSLKNLKRRSEFFEQGDSGSSVSALVFLCGKRGYVRSDLLTSGGSESTVPDIPVPVITPSSSRWSWDPEEERRRQEKWQKEQERLLQEKYRRDQEKLQEEWLKAQQEISTSVGQQEQPGSLQVNSHSIRPRSPPSSAHRPTPLWEEEEQKGKLEEERQRQEQERRKREEEERELQRLQEERRRKEMQEEEERMRKEEEELRWQRRREEEREEERRRQEAVEQQRRARFLEQQWSGTSHGFDSVQHPLSFTDRARSQSSPQLDEEDKPQQGGAHEQPEGATQWLQREKLRIARDRQAQSLRIVMEWEMRNESKRAVTGAGVTEKKAQLPSSQAEADRQQILNEMKKKTPLLTDGSWIRQRSASTVNSKDSDVPPMRRGESLDNLDASSNSWHSSSRTPRSSSFAQNYSRPQSALYSNTSFYTGGSGAPRPVSSTLPSSHSTGSLRGWTGTNSSPWSQPSPSLSTPPPITSPDPISEAGAPQQQSRSVSGKKICTFCDTPLGKGAAMIIESLGLCYHLGCFKCIDCKCDLGGSKAGAEVRIRNKQLYCNSCYVRFKSGQPTSI